One part of the Phacochoerus africanus isolate WHEZ1 chromosome 7, ROS_Pafr_v1, whole genome shotgun sequence genome encodes these proteins:
- the DNAJB7 gene encoding LOW QUALITY PROTEIN: dnaJ homolog subfamily B member 7 (The sequence of the model RefSeq protein was modified relative to this genomic sequence to represent the inferred CDS: deleted 5 bases in 3 codons) — MCLFAVTASTTTTSRVVDYYEVLGVQRHASPEDIKKAYRKVALKRHPNKNPENKEAERKFKEVAETYEVLSNDEKRDIYKKHGKEGLKAGGERHFDESSEYGFIFHKPDVFKEIFGERDPFSFHFFEDSLEDLLNHPRSSYGSRNRGARSFSSTPRECPVFERFSSYDTGYTPHGSLGREGFSSFSSLAFANSGMSKYVSVTTAGKTVNGRKTNTKRNTENDQEREEGELKSFLLNGVADEEGFAEEGSWRRQSFNSYSPKPYSPKHVSQYTFMDNDEQGIPWVTSNWNPSIFSAGLKEGGKRKKKKHKEAQKKSTKGIVKLTLQTYYGHVTFEQLFVFG; from the exons ATGTGCCTATTTGCAGTCACTGCCTCTACCACCACTACCAGCAGAGT AGTGGATTACTATGAAGTTCTAGGAGTGCAGAGACATGCTTCACCTGAGGACATTAAAAAGGCTTATCGAAAAGTGGCACTAAAACGGCACCCtaataaaaatccagaaaataaagAAGCCGAGAGAAAATTCAAAGAAGTAGCAGAGACATATGAGGTATTATCAAATGATGAAAAACGGGACATTTAT AAAAAACATGGCAAGGAAGGATTAAAGGCTGGAGGCGAAAGACATTTTGATGAGTCCTCTGAGTATGGCTTCATATTCCATAAGCcagatgtttttaaagaaatttttggtGAAAGGGatccattttcatttcatttctttgaagacTCACTTGAAGACCTTTTAAACCATCCAAGAAGCTCCTATGGAAGCAGAAACAGAGGTGCAAGATCCTTTTCCTCTACACCCAGGGAGTGTCCAGTTTTTGAGAGATTTTCTTCATATGATACAGGATATACACCACATGGTTCACTGGGCCGTGAGGGCTTTAGCTCCTTCTCATCCCTGGCATTTGCTAACAGTGGGATGAGCAAGTACGTATCTGTTACAACTGCAGGTAAAACTGttaatggcagaaagaccaacaCAAAGAGAAATACTGAGAATGATCAAGAAAGGGAAGAGGGTGAATTAAAGTCCTTTCTTTTAAACGGTGTGGCAGATGAAGAGGGCTTTGCAGAAGAAGGCAGCTGGAGAAGACAGTCGTTCAACAGTTACTCACCAAAGCCCTACAGCCCCAAACATGTA TCTCAATACACTTTTATGGACAACGATGAGCAAGGTATACCTTGGGTCACCAGCAACTGGAATCCTTCTATTTTCTCAGCAGGACTCAAAGAAggtggcaaaagg aaaaaaaagaagcataaagaaGCACAGAAGAAGTCAACCAAAGGAATCGTTAAATTGACTCTTCAGACATATTACGGTCATGTAACATTTGAACAACTCTTTGTGTTTGGTTAA